The region GGCCATCGGTGCGCCCGGCCTGGGGCATCAGCGACAGCGAGTAACTGACTTCGAGCATGCGCGCCAGGTTTTCGGCGCGCTCCAGGTAACGGGACATCCAGTAGAGGTCCGAAGCGGTTCTTGAAAGCATGTCTTAGTCCTCCACTACCCAAGTGTCTTTGGTGCCACCGCCCTGGGACGAGTTCACCACCAGCGAGCCTTCGCGCAATGCCACGCGGGTCAGGCCGCCGGGCACCAGACGGGTTTCGCTGCCCGACAATACAAACGGGCGCAGATCAATGTGGCGTGGGGCGATGCCGTTTTCGACAAAGGTCGGGCACGTAGATAGGCATAGCGTCGGCTGGGCGATATAGGCTTCGGGGCGTGCCTTGAGCCGCGCGCGGAAGTCCTCGATTTCCGCCGCCGTGGCTGCCGGGCCGACCAGCATGCCGTAGCCACCGGAGCCCTGGGTTTCCTTGACCACCAGCTCGGGAAGATGGGCCAGCACATGGGACAGCTCTTCCGGTTTGCGACATTGCCAGGTCGGCACGTTCTTGAGGATCGGTTCTTCGTCGAGGTAGAAGCGGATCATGTCAGTGACGTACGGGTAAATCGACTTGTCGTCCGCGACCCCGGTGCCCACGGCGTTCGCCAGGACCACATTGCCCGAGCGGTACGCCGCCACCAGCCCGGGCACCCCGAGCATGGAGTCCGGATTGAAGGACAACGGATCGAGGAACGCATCGTCGAGACGGCGATAGATCACATCTACCTGTTTCGGGCCGGAGGTGGTGCGCATATAGACATGATCGTCACGGACAAACAGATCGGCGCCTTCGACCAATTCCACACCCATTTCACGGGCCAGGAATGCATGTTCAAAGTAAGCACTGTTGAAGCGCCCGGGGGTCAGCACCACGGCCGTGGGGTTGTCCAGCGGGCTGGAACTCTTGAGGGTGTCCAGCAGCAGGTTCGGGTAATGATCGATGGGCGCCACGCGCTGGGCGGCGAAGAGTTCAGGGAACAGACGCATCATCATCTTGCGGTCTTCGAGCATGTAGCTGACGCCGCTGGGGGTACGCAGATTGTCTTCCAGTACGTAGTAACTGCCATCGCCGTCTCGGACCAGATCGACCCCGGCGATATGGGCATAGATGCCGCGGTGCAGATTCAGGCCCTGCATGGCGACCTGATAACCCTCGTTCGCCAGGACCTGTTCGGCCGGGATGATGCCTTCCTTGAGAATGCGTTGGCCGTGGTAGATGTCGGCCAGGAACATGTTCAAGGCCTGGACCCGCTGAATGCAGCCACGCTCGACCATTTGCCATTCGCTGGCCTTGATACTGCGCGGAATGATGTCGAACGGAATCAACCGTTCGGTGCCCTGCTCGTCCCCGTATAAAGTGAAGGTGATGCCGGCTCGGTGGAACAACAGGTCGGCTTCGCGACGACGTTGATCCAGCAACTCCAGAGGCGTGTCCGCCAACCAACGCGCGAACTCCTGGTAATGTGGGCGGCAGCCACCACTCGCATCATACATTTCGTTAAAAAAGCTCGGGACATACCCTACTCCTTGCCGCGATACATACGGCATTTTCTTATAACTTCGCTATTTCAAATAAGATGAGGCCTTACGTTATTTTAGTGAGTACTGTTTCTGTTAAGCACCTCAGTGTGCGTCGTTAACTTCCTGTTTCATGCGGAAATACATTCCTCATGATTCCGGCAACCTCTTGACGCATTCCCACGCCAGATAATTGGCTATTTTGTTTGATTTCTGACGCCCAATTTATAACGATCTCCATTATTTTTTTCGTTGAAACCGCACTTCCGGTGGTTTGAATGTACTTTTGCAAGGGCTGTGCCCAAGTACCGTAAGGAATGATAAAAAGCGGAAAATCCCCCACAAAAGATACTCGCGCGACGTTTTATTTCATTATTGAGACAAAAGTAGGCCAAGCCACTGAAACGATTCTTCCTCTTTTAACTTGCACAACTCTGGAGCGAGCGAAAATGGTGCAATTGGCAACTCCAGTCAGTTTTATGCCCTCTAAACGTGAAAAATTTACTCACCGTTTTTATTGCCCTTGTAATACAACGCGTTCAGCGCGGCATGCCGATTAATATCGACGCACTATTAATGTTCGTAAAAATGCACCACGAACCGGCGGCCGGAACGAAAATGCCAAGTAGTGATGCAAAGAGAATGCGAAGAAAGGACGGCTTGGGTTCTGAGGTCTTGCCGTCCGTGTAACGGAATGACTAACTACGGTTTACTCGAGGAATTTCCGGGTCAGGGTCACCGACGGCATCGTCGGGGTCATCATTACAGCCTTGGGACGACGCAACAGGAGCCAGCCGGCCACCAACAAGAGCGCTACAACGGGTAACGCAGCCACAGTCATTGTTCCGTTTGGATAATCAAAGGCCATCATCCCCAGCACGCCCGCCAAGAACAGCAAAGTCAACCACGAAGTGACCGGAGCTCCCGGCATCCTGTACGACACCGCCTGCGCCTCTCCACGTGCTACGGCATGACGGAACTTCATCTGACAGACAACAATGAATCCCCAAGTACTGATCACACCCAGCGAGGAGATGTTCAGCACAATTTCGAACACCCGAGACGGCACCAGGTAGTTCAGTACAACCCCGACTATGTAAATGGCAACAGTCACCAGAATCCCCGCGTAAGGCACCGATTGCGCACTCATGCGCGACATGAAGGTTGGCGCCGAACCACCCATTGCCAATGCCCGCAGCACGCGTCCAGTCGAGTACAGCCCCGAATTGAGGCTGGACAGGGCTGCGGTCAATACAACCACGTTCATCACCGAACCGATCCATGGGATACCGAGGGCCGCAAAGAAGGTAACGAACGGACTTTCACCTGCTTTATAGGCAGTCCAAGGCAACAGGCACACCAGCAAAATCACTGCGCCCACATAGAAAATTGCAATCCGCCAGATAACGCTGTTGATGGCTTTGGGCAGTACAGCTTTGGCGTCCTGACATTCTCCCGCGGCAACGCCGATCAATTCGATACCGGCGTACGCGAATACCACGCCTTGCACCAACACCAGGGCCGCCAGCATTCCATGGGGAAAGAAGCCCCCGTTTTCGGTAATCAGATGCAGCCCCGTAGGATGACCGCCCACAGCAATTCCGCCACCTAGAATGATCGAACCGACCACCAGGAACAGCGTCAGAGCGGCGACCTTGATCAAGGCAAACCAAAACTCCATTTCACCGAACCACTTAACGCCAATCAGGTTCATCACGGTGACGATAGCCAGCGCCACCAGGGCTGAGACCCATTGCGGTACAGAAGCGAACGCATCCCAATATTGCATGTAGAGCGCCACAGCGGTGATATCAACAATCCCGGCCATGGCCCAATTCAGGAAGTACATCCAGCCAGCGACGTAGGAAGCCTTTTCTCCCATGAACTCTCGTGAATAGGACACGAAGCTGCCGCTGGTAGGCCGATGCATCACCAACTCCCCCAGCGCGCGCAAAATGAGAAACGCAAATAAACCGCACACCAGATAAACGATGGCCAACGAAGGCCCGGCTATTTGTAATCGCGCACCAGCCCCGAGGAAAAGCCCCGTACCTATCGCGCCTCCTAACGCAATCATTTGTACATGGCGCTTGCTTAAATTCTGGTGATACCCCGCCTCATGTGAGGCTAACCATGCATTCTTATCACCCTGTTGTGAGTGTTCAACCGACAGCCGTCCTTCTGCTTTCATCGACATGGATGGATCTCCATAACTTCTAAATTTATTACGGTGCGTTTCAGGGATGCCCGACTCAGCGTCGAAGCGCTTGAACAAGGCTTTGGATTGGCCTGCTTTCTCTTTACTGATGACAGTGAAGAAACTGCCAGAAGGGGCGTTGCAATGGAGGTGCCGGGAACACGGAGGACCGGCAGAAATAACGTCATTTATATAAAAGCAATCACCCTTGGGTGGTTTTCTTTATTAATGGCGACATAAATACTCAAAAATAAGATGAATCGTTTCATCAGCAAGATGCAACTGCATTCGCTGCACAACACTGGAGCGATTCAAAAAAGTGCATAGATTGATTTTTTGATGTTCATCGAACCAATACAGGGATATTTAAAGGAACGATATTTCGGACATGCCAGTTTGCAAGGGCGGAGAACCGAAATCGAAACGCACCGAATAAGAGCCAGTAACCGCACCCATTCAGCGCCGGCTGCACCCGTTTGAGACCTATTCATATTCGTCCAACGCTCTGTAAGTGATCTCTCGACCACTGATGGTCAGTGCCATGTTGTCCGGCGTTCGCTCGGCGTGGTCTTTTACATAGTCATGAAACTCTTTCATCTGGCCACCTCGCTACCATCCGCCAAGGATGACGACGACACACTGCCTTCTTCCTTGTTCGCCTGTACGGCTTCGTCATCCGCGGGGACGAACAGCACAATTGCCCCGACGATCACTTCAAAAACCCCGGCGCCGACAATAACCAGGCCGGTTTCAAAGTGGGCATACAGCGCAGCACCGCAGGCACCGGCTATCAGAATCGACGCACCCAACGCCGCAAAGCGCAGCCTGGCCAACCCGGCGATCTCGCTTTGCTTGAACTTGGTTTGAATGAGCAGAATGAATGAGATATCGATCA is a window of Pseudomonas sp. 10S4 DNA encoding:
- a CDS encoding circularly permuted type 2 ATP-grasp protein, with product MPYVSRQGVGYVPSFFNEMYDASGGCRPHYQEFARWLADTPLELLDQRRREADLLFHRAGITFTLYGDEQGTERLIPFDIIPRSIKASEWQMVERGCIQRVQALNMFLADIYHGQRILKEGIIPAEQVLANEGYQVAMQGLNLHRGIYAHIAGVDLVRDGDGSYYVLEDNLRTPSGVSYMLEDRKMMMRLFPELFAAQRVAPIDHYPNLLLDTLKSSSPLDNPTAVVLTPGRFNSAYFEHAFLAREMGVELVEGADLFVRDDHVYMRTTSGPKQVDVIYRRLDDAFLDPLSFNPDSMLGVPGLVAAYRSGNVVLANAVGTGVADDKSIYPYVTDMIRFYLDEEPILKNVPTWQCRKPEELSHVLAHLPELVVKETQGSGGYGMLVGPAATAAEIEDFRARLKARPEAYIAQPTLCLSTCPTFVENGIAPRHIDLRPFVLSGSETRLVPGGLTRVALREGSLVVNSSQGGGTKDTWVVED
- the ansP gene encoding L-asparagine permease — its product is MSMKAEGRLSVEHSQQGDKNAWLASHEAGYHQNLSKRHVQMIALGGAIGTGLFLGAGARLQIAGPSLAIVYLVCGLFAFLILRALGELVMHRPTSGSFVSYSREFMGEKASYVAGWMYFLNWAMAGIVDITAVALYMQYWDAFASVPQWVSALVALAIVTVMNLIGVKWFGEMEFWFALIKVAALTLFLVVGSIILGGGIAVGGHPTGLHLITENGGFFPHGMLAALVLVQGVVFAYAGIELIGVAAGECQDAKAVLPKAINSVIWRIAIFYVGAVILLVCLLPWTAYKAGESPFVTFFAALGIPWIGSVMNVVVLTAALSSLNSGLYSTGRVLRALAMGGSAPTFMSRMSAQSVPYAGILVTVAIYIVGVVLNYLVPSRVFEIVLNISSLGVISTWGFIVVCQMKFRHAVARGEAQAVSYRMPGAPVTSWLTLLFLAGVLGMMAFDYPNGTMTVAALPVVALLLVAGWLLLRRPKAVMMTPTMPSVTLTRKFLE